A genomic window from Gemmatimonas sp. includes:
- the aroF gene encoding 3-deoxy-7-phosphoheptulonate synthase: MIIVTVPGISESALARLIEHVEAAGLRTHVSRGEHRTIVGCIGDEGLLSDHGLTQLEGVERVLPVLKPYKLASREFSVQSTAIRLGDAADTVIGGRDLVVIAGPCSVEGREMMHQTAHAVQRSGARLLRAGAFKPRSSPYAFQGMGEEGLKILAEVRAETGMPIVTEVMDTRQVELVASYADVLQIGARNMQNFPLLTEVGRTQRPVLLKRGLSATITELLMAAEYIMAQGNGDVILCERGIRTYETSTRNTLDVAAIPVLKRETHLPVMVDPSHAGGRAHLVAPLAMAAVAAGADGLIVEVHPHPATAKSDGEQSLEPSAFAAMMQQVRAVALAVGRELSWEVELASV, from the coding sequence ATGATCATCGTTACCGTACCTGGAATTTCCGAAAGCGCACTCGCCCGACTGATCGAGCACGTCGAGGCCGCGGGATTGCGCACCCATGTGTCACGCGGCGAGCACCGCACCATCGTGGGGTGCATCGGCGACGAGGGCCTGCTGAGCGATCATGGTCTCACGCAGCTCGAGGGGGTGGAGCGCGTCCTCCCCGTGCTCAAGCCGTACAAGCTGGCCTCACGCGAATTCTCGGTGCAGTCGACGGCGATTCGTCTGGGTGACGCGGCCGATACGGTGATCGGTGGACGCGATCTGGTGGTGATTGCCGGTCCGTGCTCGGTGGAAGGACGTGAGATGATGCACCAGACGGCGCATGCGGTGCAGCGCTCGGGCGCGCGTCTGCTGCGCGCCGGTGCCTTCAAGCCGCGTTCGTCACCGTACGCGTTTCAGGGCATGGGTGAGGAGGGGCTCAAGATTCTGGCCGAGGTGCGCGCGGAAACGGGCATGCCGATCGTGACGGAAGTGATGGACACGCGACAGGTGGAGCTGGTGGCGAGCTACGCCGACGTGCTGCAGATCGGCGCGCGCAACATGCAGAACTTTCCGCTGCTCACCGAAGTGGGTCGCACGCAGCGTCCGGTATTGCTCAAGCGCGGCTTGTCGGCCACGATCACCGAGCTGCTGATGGCGGCCGAGTACATCATGGCGCAGGGCAACGGCGACGTGATTCTGTGCGAGCGCGGCATCCGCACGTACGAAACTTCCACGCGGAATACGCTCGACGTGGCGGCGATTCCGGTGCTCAAGCGCGAAACGCACTTGCCGGTCATGGTCGACCCGTCGCACGCGGGAGGCCGCGCCCATCTGGTGGCGCCGCTGGCGATGGCTGCCGTGGCGGCTGGTGCGGATGGTCTGATCGTCGAGGTGCATCCGCACCCGGCCACGGCCAAGTCCGACGGCGAGCAGTCACTGGAGCCGAGCGCGTTCGCCGCTATGATGCAGCAAGTGCGGGCGGTGGCGCTGGCGGTGGGGCGTGAGCTGAGCTGGGAGGTTGAGCTGGCGTCGGTGTAG
- a CDS encoding ATP-binding protein encodes MRLTLWNASVLAFVLGAFALAGWVTLTTTLRQRTDAAVRESARVVAGAIRAERAAAHARGDVEEVRGETEQAVLRELRVGDLEVFIADEGAQLMAARQPGSSRTSINTSDDAVLLPDEVRTLLRDIVQTRASEIADERQVAVGTIRMRGIDWRAGVTRLAPMVQDPGEPPLLVTALHSLEDDRLLLRAVRNTLLLAIPLALLASVIAGYALARRSLAPLDAITTRTATITAANLDDRLQVVNPHDELGRLAFIVNGLLGRVGEAFRTQRQFVADASHELRTPIAIIRGEADVTLRRSTRDEAEYREALQVIQQESVRLSRIVDDLFLLARVDAGSPIGEHRDVAIAELVTTAAHSVRSLAESRGVSLQLSESPATAGLRMHGDNILLHRLVLNLLDNALKHAPPSSTVFVRVDATDRLVLIDVDDEGPGVPAALRDRLFERFVHGASSQPDDASGHGGGAGLGLAIAQAIAHAHGGHIALRPSTDRAHGACFRVSLPRSASASGDVA; translated from the coding sequence ATGCGCCTCACGCTCTGGAACGCCAGTGTGCTCGCCTTCGTCCTCGGCGCCTTCGCGCTGGCCGGCTGGGTCACGCTTACGACGACACTGCGACAGCGCACTGACGCCGCTGTGCGGGAGTCGGCGCGCGTTGTGGCTGGTGCCATTCGTGCCGAACGCGCGGCCGCGCACGCCCGCGGCGACGTGGAAGAGGTGCGTGGTGAAACCGAACAGGCCGTGTTGCGCGAGTTGCGTGTCGGCGATCTCGAAGTGTTCATTGCCGATGAAGGCGCGCAGCTCATGGCCGCCCGTCAGCCCGGCTCGTCGCGCACATCGATCAACACCAGCGATGACGCGGTGCTTCTGCCCGACGAAGTACGCACGCTGCTGCGCGATATCGTGCAAACGCGCGCCAGCGAGATTGCCGACGAGCGTCAGGTGGCCGTCGGGACCATTCGTATGCGCGGTATCGACTGGCGCGCCGGTGTCACGCGCCTGGCGCCGATGGTGCAGGATCCCGGCGAGCCTCCACTGCTCGTCACCGCATTGCACTCCCTCGAAGACGACCGGCTACTGCTGCGCGCGGTGCGCAACACGCTGTTGCTGGCCATTCCGCTGGCGCTGCTGGCGTCGGTGATTGCCGGCTATGCCTTGGCCCGCCGCAGTCTCGCGCCACTCGATGCGATTACGACACGCACCGCCACGATCACCGCTGCCAATCTCGACGACCGGCTGCAGGTGGTGAATCCGCACGACGAGCTCGGTCGGCTCGCCTTCATCGTGAACGGATTGCTAGGTCGCGTGGGCGAAGCGTTCCGCACCCAGCGCCAGTTCGTGGCCGACGCATCACACGAGTTGCGCACGCCGATCGCCATCATTCGCGGTGAAGCCGATGTCACCTTGCGTCGCAGCACCCGCGATGAAGCGGAGTACCGCGAAGCGCTGCAGGTGATACAGCAGGAATCGGTACGTCTCTCGCGCATCGTGGATGACCTGTTCCTGCTGGCGCGCGTCGATGCGGGCAGCCCGATCGGCGAGCATCGCGACGTGGCGATCGCCGAGTTGGTGACGACGGCCGCACATAGTGTGCGATCGCTGGCCGAATCGCGAGGCGTGTCGTTGCAACTCAGCGAATCACCCGCGACGGCTGGGCTGCGCATGCATGGCGATAACATCCTGCTGCACCGACTCGTGCTGAACCTGCTGGACAATGCGCTCAAGCATGCGCCCCCGTCGAGCACCGTGTTCGTGCGCGTCGATGCCACCGATCGGCTCGTTTTGATAGACGTGGACGACGAAGGGCCCGGCGTGCCGGCGGCACTCCGTGACCGGCTGTTCGAGCGGTTCGTGCACGGCGCTTCGTCACAACCCGACGACGCCAGCGGGCACGGCGGCGGTGCCGGACTAGGCCTCGCCATCGCACAGGCTATCGCCCATGCGCACGGCGGGCATATTGCTCTGCGTCCGTCGACCGATCGGGCCCACGGCGCCTGTTTCCGCGTGTCGCTGCCCCGCTCGGCTTCCGCTTCAGGAGACGTCGCATGA
- a CDS encoding response regulator transcription factor, whose translation MRLLVVEDDPRLARLIARGLREEAYAVDVCENGSDAIVQAVVNTYDAIILDVMLPGTDGFGVVSTLRARKVRTPVLMLTSRDAVADRIAGLDQGADDYLAKPFDFGELLARLRALLRRPEALQAMLVRVGDCEIDLQSHAVSRAGVPIALTAKEYALLELLARRVGNVVSRADIVAHVWDDNHDPFTNAVEVYVNRLRGKIDRAPWPPLIHTRRGAGYILSNVAPT comes from the coding sequence ATGCGCCTGCTCGTCGTAGAAGATGATCCCCGCCTCGCGCGACTGATCGCCCGCGGTCTCCGCGAGGAAGCATACGCGGTGGACGTGTGCGAGAACGGCTCCGACGCCATCGTCCAGGCCGTCGTAAATACGTACGACGCGATCATCCTCGATGTCATGTTGCCGGGCACCGACGGCTTCGGGGTCGTGTCCACGTTGCGTGCCCGTAAGGTCCGCACGCCGGTGCTCATGCTCACTTCGCGCGACGCCGTGGCCGATCGCATTGCCGGTCTCGATCAGGGCGCCGACGACTATCTCGCGAAGCCGTTCGATTTCGGTGAGCTGCTGGCGCGTTTGCGCGCGCTCCTGCGCCGACCAGAAGCGCTACAGGCCATGCTCGTGCGCGTAGGCGATTGTGAGATCGACCTGCAATCACACGCTGTGTCGCGCGCCGGTGTGCCCATTGCGCTCACCGCCAAGGAGTACGCATTGCTCGAACTGCTCGCGCGCCGTGTCGGCAACGTGGTCTCGCGCGCCGATATCGTGGCGCATGTGTGGGATGACAATCACGATCCGTTCACTAACGCCGTCGAAGTGTACGTGAATCGACTGCGCGGCAAGATCGACCGCGCACCGTGGCCACCACTGATCCACACCCGTCGCGGCGCCGGCTACATACTCTCCAACGTTGCGCCCACGTGA
- a CDS encoding UvrB/UvrC motif-containing protein, whose amino-acid sequence MDTPAPQRTRLYVRPPQSTPTHRKQLRALVREGCENRPGVYRMIGPTGVVLYVGQSRVLRTRLLSYFRAKGRHKGARILRHAFQIEWEYTNTEFGALLRELRLIKQHRPHFNAMMVQDEWPRAYVALTGGSVPGLRVVARSDDPAAIALFGPFRRVAQLREAVRALAEGTGLRDCVHDDVVRITGSAASRGSTLWFDDDPASQPRRGASRTRAPGCLRHDVGTCAGPCIGAGASQPYREAAVTVRAFLDGRSDAPVRTLEMAMQQASEQLAFERAAVIRDRLALVSWLHERVQHFHANVDRLTFRYHAVGPDAQEWVYLVRRGTVRAEVPAPKTPEERAAFRELAAKVFKGADPSGADIPTHDLDEFYLVASWFRRRPKEKARTKVAMRPAKRSPA is encoded by the coding sequence GTGGACACGCCCGCCCCGCAGCGCACTCGCCTGTACGTTCGACCGCCCCAATCGACCCCGACGCATCGCAAGCAGTTGCGGGCGTTGGTGCGCGAAGGGTGCGAGAACCGGCCTGGCGTCTATCGCATGATCGGACCCACTGGCGTCGTCCTGTACGTCGGGCAGTCGCGCGTGCTGCGCACCCGATTGTTGTCGTACTTCCGTGCGAAGGGACGCCACAAGGGCGCGCGCATCTTGCGCCACGCCTTTCAGATCGAGTGGGAGTACACCAATACCGAGTTCGGCGCGTTGCTGCGCGAGCTGCGGCTCATCAAGCAGCATCGTCCGCACTTCAACGCAATGATGGTGCAGGACGAGTGGCCGCGCGCCTACGTCGCGCTTACGGGTGGCAGCGTGCCCGGGCTGCGCGTCGTGGCCCGTTCCGATGATCCCGCGGCCATTGCGCTGTTCGGTCCGTTCCGTCGGGTGGCGCAGCTGCGCGAAGCCGTGCGTGCGCTGGCCGAGGGCACCGGCTTGCGCGACTGCGTGCATGATGACGTCGTGCGCATCACGGGCAGTGCGGCTAGTCGCGGTAGCACGCTCTGGTTCGACGACGATCCCGCCTCACAGCCACGGCGCGGCGCGAGCCGCACGCGCGCGCCGGGCTGTCTGCGCCACGACGTCGGCACGTGCGCCGGACCATGCATCGGCGCCGGTGCGTCGCAGCCGTACCGCGAGGCGGCGGTGACCGTGCGCGCCTTTCTCGACGGCCGGAGCGATGCGCCCGTGCGCACGCTCGAGATGGCCATGCAACAGGCGTCCGAGCAGCTCGCCTTCGAGCGAGCGGCAGTAATCCGTGATCGGTTGGCGCTGGTAAGCTGGCTGCACGAACGCGTGCAGCACTTTCACGCCAACGTGGACCGGCTCACGTTCCGCTACCACGCGGTGGGCCCCGATGCGCAGGAGTGGGTATATCTGGTCCGACGCGGCACGGTGCGCGCCGAGGTGCCGGCGCCAAAAACGCCGGAGGAACGCGCCGCCTTCCGTGAGCTCGCCGCGAAGGTGTTCAAGGGCGCCGACCCCTCGGGGGCCGATATCCCCACCCACGATCTCGACGAGTTCTACCTCGTGGCCAGCTGGTTCCGTCGTCGGCCCAAGGAGAAAGCTCGCACGAAGGTCGCCATGCGACCGGCGAAGCGATCGCCAGCGTAA
- a CDS encoding cryptochrome/photolyase family protein, whose amino-acid sequence MPTTLAFVAPWESSRAVANIPREPRDDVVVLLLESVAKGSSLPWHRQKLVLLLSSMQHFAAALEAAGYRVAYRTAPSYAEGIAAAAAEFSAAKVVATEGREQDMVDELDRARTLLEADGRSLTLREDRGFLATREEFATWARGRKEHRMEFFYREMRRKHGILMEPDGTPSGGQWNFDADNRKPWPKGRAAPEVWRIEPDEITRAQMDRVRTWRNRWGSVDTFALPVTRADAKAWLDRFIAERLPEFGPYEDALVHGAPDLLHSTLSSIINVGLLHPLECVRKAEAAWRAGLVPIASAEGFIRQILGWREYIRGMYWHLMPGLRTANALNATRELPRWFWAPDGEAYDDSAATSAACEMRCLADTIRQVRDYGRVHHIARLMVQCNIATLIGVEPAALSRWYWSAFTDAYEWVELPNVVGMGTWGDGGALASKPYVASGAYVNRMSNYCGSCRYDVKQRTGPDACPVNVLYWDFLASHQARFANHPRMRMMFVHVKNIAEPELVQIRAQAAAFRDALAYDSAFAPPAVGTTA is encoded by the coding sequence ATGCCAACCACTCTTGCCTTCGTCGCCCCTTGGGAATCCTCGCGCGCGGTCGCGAATATCCCGCGTGAACCTCGCGACGACGTCGTCGTGTTGTTGCTCGAATCCGTCGCCAAGGGCTCCTCCCTCCCCTGGCACCGCCAGAAGCTCGTCCTGCTGCTGTCGTCCATGCAGCACTTCGCCGCTGCCCTCGAAGCGGCCGGCTATCGGGTCGCCTACCGGACGGCGCCCAGCTACGCCGAGGGCATCGCTGCCGCCGCGGCCGAGTTCAGTGCCGCGAAAGTCGTCGCCACCGAAGGACGCGAGCAGGATATGGTCGACGAGCTCGATCGCGCCCGCACCCTCCTCGAAGCGGACGGCCGCAGCCTGACCCTGCGCGAAGACCGCGGATTTCTGGCCACCCGCGAGGAGTTCGCGACCTGGGCTCGCGGGCGCAAAGAGCACCGGATGGAGTTCTTCTACCGGGAGATGCGCCGGAAACACGGCATTCTCATGGAGCCCGACGGCACGCCGAGTGGCGGGCAGTGGAATTTCGACGCCGACAACCGGAAGCCGTGGCCCAAAGGTCGCGCGGCGCCCGAGGTGTGGCGCATCGAGCCCGACGAGATCACGCGCGCCCAGATGGACCGCGTGCGGACGTGGCGAAATCGCTGGGGCAGCGTGGACACGTTCGCGCTGCCCGTGACCCGTGCCGACGCCAAAGCCTGGCTCGATCGGTTCATTGCCGAACGACTGCCGGAATTCGGTCCGTACGAAGACGCCCTCGTGCACGGCGCGCCCGATCTGTTGCATTCCACCCTGTCGTCGATCATCAACGTCGGGTTGCTGCACCCGCTCGAATGCGTGCGCAAAGCCGAAGCCGCGTGGCGCGCGGGCCTCGTTCCCATCGCCTCGGCCGAAGGCTTCATCCGGCAGATTCTCGGGTGGCGCGAGTACATCCGCGGCATGTACTGGCATCTCATGCCCGGACTCCGCACCGCCAACGCGCTCAACGCCACGCGTGAGTTGCCACGCTGGTTCTGGGCGCCGGATGGCGAAGCGTACGACGACTCGGCGGCCACGAGTGCGGCCTGCGAGATGCGCTGCCTCGCCGACACCATCCGGCAGGTACGCGACTATGGTCGCGTGCATCACATCGCCCGCCTCATGGTGCAGTGTAACATCGCCACCCTGATTGGCGTGGAGCCGGCTGCGCTCTCGCGCTGGTACTGGAGCGCGTTCACTGACGCGTACGAGTGGGTCGAGCTGCCCAACGTCGTCGGCATGGGCACCTGGGGTGATGGCGGCGCGCTCGCCTCCAAGCCGTACGTGGCATCGGGCGCATACGTCAACCGTATGAGCAACTACTGCGGCAGCTGTCGCTACGACGTGAAGCAGCGCACCGGTCCCGACGCCTGTCCGGTGAATGTGTTGTACTGGGACTTCCTCGCGTCACACCAGGCGCGCTTCGCGAATCATCCGCGCATGCGCATGATGTTCGTGCACGTGAAGAACATCGCCGAGCCGGAGCTGGTGCAGATCCGCGCGCAGGCCGCGGCGTTTCGCGATGCGCTGGCGTACGACAGTGCGTTCGCGCCGCCAGCCGTAGGCACCACCGCGTAG